The following are encoded together in the Cicer arietinum cultivar CDC Frontier isolate Library 1 chromosome 2, Cicar.CDCFrontier_v2.0, whole genome shotgun sequence genome:
- the LOC101515721 gene encoding uncharacterized protein has protein sequence MGNCQAVDAAVLVIQHPCGKIDRLYWPVTASEVMKTNPGHYVSLIIPLPLQPQEQNQEENKTVRFTRVKLLRPNETLNLGHAYRLITNQEVMKVLKAKKHAKTRKTEEDTVQLEKQGSDFETKKREESDQGKTYQGGRAERQRQRGGSTNLAAVQRSKSWRPSLQSISESII, from the exons ATGGGAAATTGTCAAGCTGTGGATGCTGCAGTACTTGTGATCCAACATCCATGTGGGAAGATAGATAGATTGTATTGGCCAGTAACTGCAAGTGAAGTTATGAAAACAAACCCTGGTCACTATGTTTCTTTGATAATACCATTACCTCTTCAACCACAAGAACAAAATCAAGAAGAAAACAAGACAGTTCGTTTTACTCGTGTTAAGTTGCTTAGGCCTAATGAGACTCTTAATCTTGGTCATGCTTATAGGCTCATCACTAATCAAG AAGTTATGAAGGTATTGAAGGCAAAGAAGCATGCAAAGACAAGGAAAACAGAGGAAGATACAGTGCAGCTAGAAAAGCAAGGTTCAGATTTTGAgacaaagaaaagagaagagtctGATCAAGGAAAGACATATCAG GGAGGTAGAGCAGAGAGACAGAGGCAAAGGGGAGGGTCCACAAATCTTGCTGCTGTTCAAAGGTCAAAATCCTGGCGACCCTCTTTACAAAGCATATCAGAGTCAATAATTTGA